From Caloenas nicobarica isolate bCalNic1 chromosome 18, bCalNic1.hap1, whole genome shotgun sequence, a single genomic window includes:
- the MRPL12 gene encoding large ribosomal subunit protein bL12m: MLPAARALPRLPPAWRWAGPAALRPLGTARERRSEALAGAPLDTAAKEYSPKVRQLVRDIAGLTLLEVADLNALLKETLKIPDVAVMPAAASLQPSAAAPQEEEELPLKKEKTHFTVRLTELKPADKVKLIKEVKNFVPGVNLVQAKKLVESLPQEIKANASKEEAEKIKAALEAAGGTVVLE; the protein is encoded by the exons ATGCTGCCCGCCGCCCGCGCGCTGCCGCGCCTGCCGCCCGCCTGGCGCtgggccgggcccgccgcgcTGCGGCCGCTGGGCACGGCCCGGGAGCGGCGCTCGGAGGCGCTGGCCGGGGCACCGCTGGACACGGCCGCCAAGGAGTACTCGCCCAAGGTGCGGCAGCTGGTGCGGGACATCGCGGGGCTGACTCTGCTGGAGGTGGCCGACCTCAACGCGCTGCTCAAG GAGACGCTGAAGATCCCGGACGTGGCGGTGATGCCGGCGGCCGCCTCCCTGCAGCCCTCCGCGGCGGCTCCGCAG gaggaggaggagctcCCGCtcaagaaggagaaaacacatttcaccGTCCGGCTGACAGAGCTGAAACCCGCGGACAAGGTGAAGCTGATCAAGGAGGTGAAGAACTTCGTGCCGGGAGTGAACCTGGTGCAG GCCAAGAAGCTTGTGGAGTCCCTTCCGCAGGAGATCAAGGCGAACGCCTCCaaggaggaagcagagaagaTCAAAGCAGcgctggaggcagcaggagggacTGTGGTTCTGGAGTAG
- the HGS gene encoding hepatocyte growth factor-regulated tyrosine kinase substrate isoform X3, with amino-acid sequence MGRGGGTFERLLDKATSQLLLETDWESILQICDMIRQGDTQAKYAVNAIKKKVNDKNPHVALYALEVMESVVKNCGQTVHDEVANKQTMEELKEILKRQVETSVRSKILYLIQAWAHAFRNEPKYKVVQDTYQIMKVEGHVFPEFKESDAMFAAERAPDWVDAEECHRCRVQFGVVTRKHHCRACGQIFCGKCSSKYSTIPKFGIEKEVRVCEPCYEHLNKKAEGKSAASELPPEYLTSPLSQQSQLPPKRDETALQEEEELQLAIALSQSEAEEKERMRQKTTYSMYPKAEPTPVTSSAPPVSTLYSPPVNSSAPLAEDIDPELARYLNRNYWEKKQEEVRKSPTPSAPLSLTEPAAQPGEAHPPPLGVVEQQYQNGESEENHEQFLKALQNAVTTFVNRMKSNHMRGRSITNDSAVLSLFQSINNMHPQLLELLNQLDERRLYYEGLQDKLAQIRDARGALNALREEHREKLRRAAEEAERQRQIQLAQKLEIMRQKKQEYLEMQRQLAIQRLQEQEKERQLRLEQQKQTIQMRAQMPAFSLPYAQLQAVPAASGVIYQPSGPTSFPSTFSPAGSVEGSPMHGVYMNQAAQGSSGPYSAMPVAGTDPSMVNAYMYQPGTGSGQAAPQGPAVPTTTPAYSSYQPTATQGYQSAASQSQSIPAISQAPQAGTMGYMGSQSVSMGYQPYSMQMAPAGGAPQQPQPPPAQPPQGSGEAQLISFD; translated from the exons AtggggcgcggcggcggcaccTTCGAGCGGCTCCTCG ACAAAGCCACgagccagctgctgctggagaccGACTGGGAGTCCATCCTGCAGATCTGCGACATGATCCGCCAGGGAGACACACA AGCAAAATATGCTGTCAATGCTATCAAGAAGAAAGTCAATGACAAGAATCCCCATGTGGCTCTCTACGCGCTGGAG GTTATGGAGTCGGTGGTTAAAAACTGTGGCCAAACAGTCCATGATGAAGTGGCCAATAAACAGACTATGGAGGAACTGAAGGAAATACTCAAG CGGCAAGTGGAGACAAGTGTCCGCAGTAAGATCCTGTACCTCATCCAGGCCTGGGCTCACGCCTTCCGCAACGAGCCCAAGTACAAGGTGGTGCAGGACACCTACCAGATAATGAAGGTCGAAG GGCACGTGTTCCCGGAGTTCAAGGAGAGCGATGCCATGTTTGCTGCAGAAAGG GCTCCCGACTGGGTGGATGCTGAGGAGTGTCACAGGTGCCGGGTGCAGTTTGGTGTCGTGACGCGGAAG CATCACTGCAGGGCCTGCGGGCAGATCTTCTGTGGCAAATGCTCCTCCAAGTATTCCACCATCCCCAAATTCGGGATTGAGAAGGAAGTGCGAGTCTGTGAGCCCTGTTACGAGCATCTCAACAA GAAAGCTGAGGGTAAATCTGCCGCCTCCGAGCTGCCCCCTGAGTACTTGACCAGCCCCCTCTCACAGCAGTCCCAG CTGCCCCCAAAGCGTGACGAGACGgctctgcaggaggaggaggagctgcagctggcGATCGCCTTGTCTCAGTCTGAGgctgaggagaaggagagaatg aGGCAGAAAACCACCTACTCCATGTACCCAAAGGCCGAGCCCACACCTGTCACCTCGTCAGCGCCCCCGGTCAGCACGCTCTACTCCCCGCCCGTG AACTCCTCTGCTCCCTTGGCTGAGGACATTGACCCGGAG CTGGCTCGGTACCTGAACCGCAACTACTGGGAGAAGAAACAAGAGGAGGTTCGCAAGAGCCCCACGCCGTCAGCACCCCTGTCACTCACTGAGCCCGCTGCGCAGCCGGGGGAAGCCCACCCCCCCCCACTCGGGGTTGTTGAG CAGCAGTACCAGAACGGCGAGTCCGAGGAGAACCACGAGCAGTTCCTGAAGGCGCTGCAGAATGCGGTCACCACCTTCGTCAACCGCATGAAGAGCAACCACATGCGGGGCCGCAGCATCACCAATGACTCAGCTGTGTTGTCCCTCTTCCAGTCCATCAACAACATGCACccgcagctgctggagctgctcaaCCAGCTGGACGAGCGCAGGC tgTACTACGAGGGCCTGCAGGACAAACTGGCCCAGATCCGGGATGCGCGTGGGGCTCTGAATGCGCTGCGGGAGGAGCATCGGGAGAAGCTGCGCCGCGCGGCGGAGGAGGCAGAGCGCCAGCGCCAGATCCAGCTGGCCCAAAAGCTGGAGATCATGAGGCAGAAGAAGCAG GAGTACCTGGAGATGCAGCGGCAGTTGGCTATCCAgcggctgcaggagcaggagaaggagcGGCAGCTGCgcctggagcagcagaagcaaaccATCCAGATGAGAGCCCAGATGCCGGCCTTCTCTCTGCCCTATGCCCAG CTCCAGGCTGTGCCCGCAGCCAGTGGGGTGATCTACCAGCCCTCTGGGCCCACCAGCTTCCCCAGCACCTTCAGCCCGGCCGGCTCAGTCGAGGGCTCTCCCATGCACGGCGTGTACATGAACCAGGCAGCGCAGGGGAGCTCAGGGCCATACAGTGCGATGCCCGTCGCAGGGACAG ATCCCAGCATGGTGAACGCCTACATGTACCAGCCGGGCACGGGTAGCGGGCAGGCGGCTCCGCAGGGGCCGGCGGTGCCCACCACAACCCCTGCCTACTCCTCCTACCAGCCCACGGCAACACAGGGCTACCAG agtGCGGCCTCGCAGTCGCAGAGCATCCCGGCCATCTCGCAGGCCCCCCAGGCGGGCACCATGGGCTACATGGGCAGCCAGTCGGTCTCCATGGGCTACCAGCCCTACAGCATGCAG ATGGCACCCGCGGGAGGggccccccagcagccccagccgcCGCCGGCGCAGCCGCCGCAGGGCAGCGGGGAGGCCCAGCTCATCTCCTTCGACTGA
- the HGS gene encoding hepatocyte growth factor-regulated tyrosine kinase substrate isoform X2, whose protein sequence is MGRGGGTFERLLDKATSQLLLETDWESILQICDMIRQGDTQAKYAVNAIKKKVNDKNPHVALYALEVMESVVKNCGQTVHDEVANKQTMEELKEILKRQVETSVRSKILYLIQAWAHAFRNEPKYKVVQDTYQIMKVEGHVFPEFKESDAMFAAERAPDWVDAEECHRCRVQFGVVTRKHHCRACGQIFCGKCSSKYSTIPKFGIEKEVRVCEPCYEHLNKKAEGKSAASELPPEYLTSPLSQQSQLPPKRDETALQEEEELQLAIALSQSEAEEKERMRQKTTYSMYPKAEPTPVTSSAPPVSTLYSPPVNSSAPLAEDIDPELARYLNRNYWEKKQEEVRKSPTPSAPLSLTEPAAQPGEAHPPPLGVVEQYQNGESEENHEQFLKALQNAVTTFVNRMKSNHMRGRSITNDSAVLSLFQSINNMHPQLLELLNQLDERRLYYEGLQDKLAQIRDARGALNALREEHREKLRRAAEEAERQRQIQLAQKLEIMRQKKQEYLEMQRQLAIQRLQEQEKERQLRLEQQKQTIQMRAQMPAFSLPYAQLQAVPAASGVIYQPSGPTSFPSTFSPAGSVEGSPMHGVYMNQAAQGSSGPYSAMPVAGTDPSMVNAYMYQPGTGSGQAAPQGPAVPTTTPAYSSYQPTATQGYQSAASQSQSIPAISQAPQAGTMGYMGSQSVSMGYQPYSMQGLLSALPGQDAALSSLPAQPYLPGQQPLYQQMAPAGGAPQQPQPPPAQPPQGSGEAQLISFD, encoded by the exons AtggggcgcggcggcggcaccTTCGAGCGGCTCCTCG ACAAAGCCACgagccagctgctgctggagaccGACTGGGAGTCCATCCTGCAGATCTGCGACATGATCCGCCAGGGAGACACACA AGCAAAATATGCTGTCAATGCTATCAAGAAGAAAGTCAATGACAAGAATCCCCATGTGGCTCTCTACGCGCTGGAG GTTATGGAGTCGGTGGTTAAAAACTGTGGCCAAACAGTCCATGATGAAGTGGCCAATAAACAGACTATGGAGGAACTGAAGGAAATACTCAAG CGGCAAGTGGAGACAAGTGTCCGCAGTAAGATCCTGTACCTCATCCAGGCCTGGGCTCACGCCTTCCGCAACGAGCCCAAGTACAAGGTGGTGCAGGACACCTACCAGATAATGAAGGTCGAAG GGCACGTGTTCCCGGAGTTCAAGGAGAGCGATGCCATGTTTGCTGCAGAAAGG GCTCCCGACTGGGTGGATGCTGAGGAGTGTCACAGGTGCCGGGTGCAGTTTGGTGTCGTGACGCGGAAG CATCACTGCAGGGCCTGCGGGCAGATCTTCTGTGGCAAATGCTCCTCCAAGTATTCCACCATCCCCAAATTCGGGATTGAGAAGGAAGTGCGAGTCTGTGAGCCCTGTTACGAGCATCTCAACAA GAAAGCTGAGGGTAAATCTGCCGCCTCCGAGCTGCCCCCTGAGTACTTGACCAGCCCCCTCTCACAGCAGTCCCAG CTGCCCCCAAAGCGTGACGAGACGgctctgcaggaggaggaggagctgcagctggcGATCGCCTTGTCTCAGTCTGAGgctgaggagaaggagagaatg aGGCAGAAAACCACCTACTCCATGTACCCAAAGGCCGAGCCCACACCTGTCACCTCGTCAGCGCCCCCGGTCAGCACGCTCTACTCCCCGCCCGTG AACTCCTCTGCTCCCTTGGCTGAGGACATTGACCCGGAG CTGGCTCGGTACCTGAACCGCAACTACTGGGAGAAGAAACAAGAGGAGGTTCGCAAGAGCCCCACGCCGTCAGCACCCCTGTCACTCACTGAGCCCGCTGCGCAGCCGGGGGAAGCCCACCCCCCCCCACTCGGGGTTGTTGAG CAGTACCAGAACGGCGAGTCCGAGGAGAACCACGAGCAGTTCCTGAAGGCGCTGCAGAATGCGGTCACCACCTTCGTCAACCGCATGAAGAGCAACCACATGCGGGGCCGCAGCATCACCAATGACTCAGCTGTGTTGTCCCTCTTCCAGTCCATCAACAACATGCACccgcagctgctggagctgctcaaCCAGCTGGACGAGCGCAGGC tgTACTACGAGGGCCTGCAGGACAAACTGGCCCAGATCCGGGATGCGCGTGGGGCTCTGAATGCGCTGCGGGAGGAGCATCGGGAGAAGCTGCGCCGCGCGGCGGAGGAGGCAGAGCGCCAGCGCCAGATCCAGCTGGCCCAAAAGCTGGAGATCATGAGGCAGAAGAAGCAG GAGTACCTGGAGATGCAGCGGCAGTTGGCTATCCAgcggctgcaggagcaggagaaggagcGGCAGCTGCgcctggagcagcagaagcaaaccATCCAGATGAGAGCCCAGATGCCGGCCTTCTCTCTGCCCTATGCCCAG CTCCAGGCTGTGCCCGCAGCCAGTGGGGTGATCTACCAGCCCTCTGGGCCCACCAGCTTCCCCAGCACCTTCAGCCCGGCCGGCTCAGTCGAGGGCTCTCCCATGCACGGCGTGTACATGAACCAGGCAGCGCAGGGGAGCTCAGGGCCATACAGTGCGATGCCCGTCGCAGGGACAG ATCCCAGCATGGTGAACGCCTACATGTACCAGCCGGGCACGGGTAGCGGGCAGGCGGCTCCGCAGGGGCCGGCGGTGCCCACCACAACCCCTGCCTACTCCTCCTACCAGCCCACGGCAACACAGGGCTACCAG agtGCGGCCTCGCAGTCGCAGAGCATCCCGGCCATCTCGCAGGCCCCCCAGGCGGGCACCATGGGCTACATGGGCAGCCAGTCGGTCTCCATGGGCTACCAGCCCTACAGCATGCAG GGCCTCCTGTCCGCGCTGCCGGGGCAGGACGCGGCGCTGAGCAGCCTCCCCGCCCAGCCCTACCTGCCCGGGCAGCAGCCGCTGTACCAGCAG ATGGCACCCGCGGGAGGggccccccagcagccccagccgcCGCCGGCGCAGCCGCCGCAGGGCAGCGGGGAGGCCCAGCTCATCTCCTTCGACTGA
- the ARL16 gene encoding ADP-ribosylation factor-like protein 16 isoform X2, with amino-acid sequence MAAARRPVRTCLLLGAAGGGKSLVARRLRQLSTEDGATELGAPPATLPTVGTNLSDLRLPRRARLRELGGCMGPIWHSYYGECSAVLFVVDAANPTQVSSSCVQLLSVLSAAPLAAVPVLVLFNKIDLPCYMSLAEMKSLFRMQDIVSCATQPITILETSARDGTGLADVLRWLRATLGDAR; translated from the exons atggcggcggcgcggcggccggTGCGCACGTGCCTGCTgctgggggcggcgggcggcgggaaGAGCCTCGTGGCGCGGCGGCTGCGC CAGCTGAGCACCGAGGACGGGGCCACGGAGCTGGGCGCGCCCCCGGCCACGCTGCCCACG GTGGGCACCAACCTGAGCGACCTGCGGCTGCCGCGGCGGGCGAGGCTGCGGGAGCTGGGCGGCTGCATGGGCCCCATCTGGCACAGCTACTACGGCGAGTGCAGCGCTGTCCTG TTCGTGGTCGATGCTGCCAACCCCACGCAGGTGTCCTCGTCCTGTGTGCAGCTGCTGTCCGTGCTCTCCGCAGCGCCGCTGGCCGCCGTGCCCGTCCTCGTCCTCTTCAACAAGAT TGACCTGCCCTGCTACATGTCACTGGCGGAGATGAAGTCGCTGTTTCGCATGCAGGACATCGTCTCCTGCGCCACGCAGCCCATCACGATCCTGGAGACCAGCGCCCGTGACGGCACGGGCCTGGCTGACGTCCTGCGGTGGCTCCGGGCCACGCTCGGGGATGCCCGCTGA
- the ARL16 gene encoding ADP-ribosylation factor-like protein 16 isoform X1 yields MAAARRPVRTCLLLGAAGGGKSLVARRLRQLSTEDGATELGAPPATLPTVGTNLSDLRLPRRARLRELGGCMGPIWHSYYGECSAVLFVVDAANPTQVSSSCVQLLSVLSAAPLAAVPVLVLFNKMSCHGGLTQTPHCSDLPCYMSLAEMKSLFRMQDIVSCATQPITILETSARDGTGLADVLRWLRATLGDAR; encoded by the exons atggcggcggcgcggcggccggTGCGCACGTGCCTGCTgctgggggcggcgggcggcgggaaGAGCCTCGTGGCGCGGCGGCTGCGC CAGCTGAGCACCGAGGACGGGGCCACGGAGCTGGGCGCGCCCCCGGCCACGCTGCCCACG GTGGGCACCAACCTGAGCGACCTGCGGCTGCCGCGGCGGGCGAGGCTGCGGGAGCTGGGCGGCTGCATGGGCCCCATCTGGCACAGCTACTACGGCGAGTGCAGCGCTGTCCTG TTCGTGGTCGATGCTGCCAACCCCACGCAGGTGTCCTCGTCCTGTGTGCAGCTGCTGTCCGTGCTCTCCGCAGCGCCGCTGGCCGCCGTGCCCGTCCTCGTCCTCTTCAACAAGAT GAGCTGTCATGGTGGGCTAACGCAGACCCCCCACTGCAGTGACCTGCCCTGCTACATGTCACTGGCGGAGATGAAGTCGCTGTTTCGCATGCAGGACATCGTCTCCTGCGCCACGCAGCCCATCACGATCCTGGAGACCAGCGCCCGTGACGGCACGGGCCTGGCTGACGTCCTGCGGTGGCTCCGGGCCACGCTCGGGGATGCCCGCTGA
- the HGS gene encoding hepatocyte growth factor-regulated tyrosine kinase substrate isoform X1 — MGRGGGTFERLLDKATSQLLLETDWESILQICDMIRQGDTQAKYAVNAIKKKVNDKNPHVALYALEVMESVVKNCGQTVHDEVANKQTMEELKEILKRQVETSVRSKILYLIQAWAHAFRNEPKYKVVQDTYQIMKVEGHVFPEFKESDAMFAAERAPDWVDAEECHRCRVQFGVVTRKHHCRACGQIFCGKCSSKYSTIPKFGIEKEVRVCEPCYEHLNKKAEGKSAASELPPEYLTSPLSQQSQLPPKRDETALQEEEELQLAIALSQSEAEEKERMRQKTTYSMYPKAEPTPVTSSAPPVSTLYSPPVNSSAPLAEDIDPELARYLNRNYWEKKQEEVRKSPTPSAPLSLTEPAAQPGEAHPPPLGVVEQQYQNGESEENHEQFLKALQNAVTTFVNRMKSNHMRGRSITNDSAVLSLFQSINNMHPQLLELLNQLDERRLYYEGLQDKLAQIRDARGALNALREEHREKLRRAAEEAERQRQIQLAQKLEIMRQKKQEYLEMQRQLAIQRLQEQEKERQLRLEQQKQTIQMRAQMPAFSLPYAQLQAVPAASGVIYQPSGPTSFPSTFSPAGSVEGSPMHGVYMNQAAQGSSGPYSAMPVAGTDPSMVNAYMYQPGTGSGQAAPQGPAVPTTTPAYSSYQPTATQGYQSAASQSQSIPAISQAPQAGTMGYMGSQSVSMGYQPYSMQGLLSALPGQDAALSSLPAQPYLPGQQPLYQQMAPAGGAPQQPQPPPAQPPQGSGEAQLISFD; from the exons AtggggcgcggcggcggcaccTTCGAGCGGCTCCTCG ACAAAGCCACgagccagctgctgctggagaccGACTGGGAGTCCATCCTGCAGATCTGCGACATGATCCGCCAGGGAGACACACA AGCAAAATATGCTGTCAATGCTATCAAGAAGAAAGTCAATGACAAGAATCCCCATGTGGCTCTCTACGCGCTGGAG GTTATGGAGTCGGTGGTTAAAAACTGTGGCCAAACAGTCCATGATGAAGTGGCCAATAAACAGACTATGGAGGAACTGAAGGAAATACTCAAG CGGCAAGTGGAGACAAGTGTCCGCAGTAAGATCCTGTACCTCATCCAGGCCTGGGCTCACGCCTTCCGCAACGAGCCCAAGTACAAGGTGGTGCAGGACACCTACCAGATAATGAAGGTCGAAG GGCACGTGTTCCCGGAGTTCAAGGAGAGCGATGCCATGTTTGCTGCAGAAAGG GCTCCCGACTGGGTGGATGCTGAGGAGTGTCACAGGTGCCGGGTGCAGTTTGGTGTCGTGACGCGGAAG CATCACTGCAGGGCCTGCGGGCAGATCTTCTGTGGCAAATGCTCCTCCAAGTATTCCACCATCCCCAAATTCGGGATTGAGAAGGAAGTGCGAGTCTGTGAGCCCTGTTACGAGCATCTCAACAA GAAAGCTGAGGGTAAATCTGCCGCCTCCGAGCTGCCCCCTGAGTACTTGACCAGCCCCCTCTCACAGCAGTCCCAG CTGCCCCCAAAGCGTGACGAGACGgctctgcaggaggaggaggagctgcagctggcGATCGCCTTGTCTCAGTCTGAGgctgaggagaaggagagaatg aGGCAGAAAACCACCTACTCCATGTACCCAAAGGCCGAGCCCACACCTGTCACCTCGTCAGCGCCCCCGGTCAGCACGCTCTACTCCCCGCCCGTG AACTCCTCTGCTCCCTTGGCTGAGGACATTGACCCGGAG CTGGCTCGGTACCTGAACCGCAACTACTGGGAGAAGAAACAAGAGGAGGTTCGCAAGAGCCCCACGCCGTCAGCACCCCTGTCACTCACTGAGCCCGCTGCGCAGCCGGGGGAAGCCCACCCCCCCCCACTCGGGGTTGTTGAG CAGCAGTACCAGAACGGCGAGTCCGAGGAGAACCACGAGCAGTTCCTGAAGGCGCTGCAGAATGCGGTCACCACCTTCGTCAACCGCATGAAGAGCAACCACATGCGGGGCCGCAGCATCACCAATGACTCAGCTGTGTTGTCCCTCTTCCAGTCCATCAACAACATGCACccgcagctgctggagctgctcaaCCAGCTGGACGAGCGCAGGC tgTACTACGAGGGCCTGCAGGACAAACTGGCCCAGATCCGGGATGCGCGTGGGGCTCTGAATGCGCTGCGGGAGGAGCATCGGGAGAAGCTGCGCCGCGCGGCGGAGGAGGCAGAGCGCCAGCGCCAGATCCAGCTGGCCCAAAAGCTGGAGATCATGAGGCAGAAGAAGCAG GAGTACCTGGAGATGCAGCGGCAGTTGGCTATCCAgcggctgcaggagcaggagaaggagcGGCAGCTGCgcctggagcagcagaagcaaaccATCCAGATGAGAGCCCAGATGCCGGCCTTCTCTCTGCCCTATGCCCAG CTCCAGGCTGTGCCCGCAGCCAGTGGGGTGATCTACCAGCCCTCTGGGCCCACCAGCTTCCCCAGCACCTTCAGCCCGGCCGGCTCAGTCGAGGGCTCTCCCATGCACGGCGTGTACATGAACCAGGCAGCGCAGGGGAGCTCAGGGCCATACAGTGCGATGCCCGTCGCAGGGACAG ATCCCAGCATGGTGAACGCCTACATGTACCAGCCGGGCACGGGTAGCGGGCAGGCGGCTCCGCAGGGGCCGGCGGTGCCCACCACAACCCCTGCCTACTCCTCCTACCAGCCCACGGCAACACAGGGCTACCAG agtGCGGCCTCGCAGTCGCAGAGCATCCCGGCCATCTCGCAGGCCCCCCAGGCGGGCACCATGGGCTACATGGGCAGCCAGTCGGTCTCCATGGGCTACCAGCCCTACAGCATGCAG GGCCTCCTGTCCGCGCTGCCGGGGCAGGACGCGGCGCTGAGCAGCCTCCCCGCCCAGCCCTACCTGCCCGGGCAGCAGCCGCTGTACCAGCAG ATGGCACCCGCGGGAGGggccccccagcagccccagccgcCGCCGGCGCAGCCGCCGCAGGGCAGCGGGGAGGCCCAGCTCATCTCCTTCGACTGA